The DNA segment TTCATCTCGGCAGGTCAACTTAAAAGCACTGCCGTCGTTGTAACATTCATCGGCCGATTCCCAGCACATTCGGTCGCGACGCTGCCGTTCGGTCGCCTTGCTGATGTGCGGCAGGCCCAGATCTTTCTTCCGCAAACTTGTCAAATGCGTTGCCAAGATGACGCATCCGGTATGGCCACTCCAGTGCATGGCATCCAAAGCCGCATCATGCTCAGGAACAAGTGGATCCCCAGCGTTGCCGAAAATCGATTCAACAAAATCAAGATTGCTGACCAAGCCACCGGGTGCAAAGAACCGGGTTTCGAGAGTTTTCTTACGGCAAAAGCCAGGAACTTCCGGACAGACCAACGGACGCAGCAACAACGAAACCCAGGTATAAGCAGGCTTCGCAGACTGCGACGTGTAAGGCAACCGCAGCAGTTCCTTCGGCGGATTCATTGCCGCCTGGAACAGCGCCACAAAGGTCTCTTTCGGAACGGCCCGCTTGTCACCAGGAATGGGCAAGCCACCTTCGACCACATGGAAAGTTCCGGCACTGGTCCGGCGGTCATGGACAGGATTATTGACGATCCCGTTCGCAATCCGAGTCGACTGGACCAAGTCGCTTTCAAAACGTTCCGCCTGAGAAGGAAGGCTCATTTCCCTTGCCATCCCATGGCGGTCCAAGGCGAGCGTCCGCGAGGGGAGGGTGAACGGTTGGTCAGCGACAAAACCTTCGAAATAAGTATTCAAAAAGGTTTCAATACGCTGGTCCACCGGAGCCCGATGGCCCGCTAGAAGGCGATTCTTTTCTCGCAGGTTTTCTAACATTCCGCGAGAGAACGAAGCGAGTGCTCCTCCCGATTCGCCTATATCATCGGGCAGCAAACCGGCCGAAGCCAGTTGCAAAGCGATGTAACTGAGTAAATTCTCGCGTTCCTTTGGGACGGTCCAGGCAGTTCGGTTCCAACCCAAAGTACGCTGCAGTTCCTCTTGGTCATACTCAGAAAGCATCGCTGCTGATCTCCTAATAAGATGATTCATCGAGCGCGAAAAGTAATCTCTTTTGACAAGCGAAATCAGGGGCTCCCAGGCTCCTCCCGCTCGTCTAAACCGAGCCTAGAGTAGCACATTTCCCCCCATCCACCTTCCCCTGCCATACCAACAAACCCTTGATCCTGCCTCGCCTCAAGGCCTCTTCCTCCCAAGGCGACGCTCACTAACACTAACGGACCTGAACGGACACCAATTCCCCGTTGCCAGGTTCCAAACTAAATGGCGGATCCGATTTCAAAGTCAAATCCTGCTCCGTCGCCGGGGACCGGAACGTCAATTGCCAGGCATGCAGGGCCATCGGCGGCTGAGTGAGCGACAGCGTTTGCGACTTACCTAGCTGCTGGTCCGGCAAATAAACAGGGTCCCCGACCACCGGCATATTCAAATGCCAAAGGTGAATACGAATCTGATTGGTTCTTCCGGTCACCGGCCGTGCCTGCAACAGGGCGGTCCCATCGTCATCACGCCGAATAACCTCGAAGAGAGTCTTTGCTGGCAATCCCTCGGGATCGACTTCACGTCCCCCCGCAGCACTCGCTCGCCGCCCAATCGACGCGTTTACTTCGAACCGGTCTTCCGGCGGATGTCCCTGGCAACGGACCAGGTAAACCTTATCGACCGTCCCTTCTTGAAACTGAGCATGCAACAGGGAGGCAAATTTCCTGGAGCGAGCCAGGACGACGATGCCAGTCGTATTGGCATCCAAACGGTGCACCGGACGAAGCACCTGCGGAGCGTAGATTTGATTCAATATCGATCCCAGAGTATTGCGATTGAATCGCCCACAGGGATGCATCGGCAGTGGGGCAGGTTTATGGACCGCCACCAAAGCTTCGTCTTCGTACAAAAACCGAATGTCAACGCTGACGTCGGGCTCAACCGTATCTGGGAACAATCGCCAATAGGATTCCCCACCGTAAACGATTCGAGTCGGCTCGACCGGTTGGTCCCCTAACCGAATGTGTCCGGCTGCGAAAACAGGTTCCCACTCGGCATGCGAAACATGTGGATGGTTTTCGACAAGGCAATCGATCAAGCTGGATCCGCTACACCGTTCGGGGACATTGATCGGGCGTCGATTATCGTAGGGGGTGCTACCGGGCAACGGATTCGTGACTTCCAACAAACGAGCTTGCCGGATTGCCAACTGAGCCTGCATTTTCTGTTCAGGCGTTTGGTAACAAAACGGGCATGATTCGTTAGCAACGTAACGAGGATCCTGCTGCTCCTGCTCGGTCAAAACCGACTGGCATGCGAAACACTGGACCGCTTTTGTCGGCTGCAACTGTGGATCCAGCGCGACACGTCCATCAAACACAAAGCAGTCACCGTCGTAGTGCGATTCTCCGCAGGTTTCAAAATATTTCAGGATCCCGCCATCCAGTTGATAGACCTGTTCAAACCCTTTTCCCTGCATCAACGGGCCCGCTTTTTCACAGCGAATGCCGCCGGTGCAAAACATCACCAGCGGTTTCTCCTTCATTTCCTCTGGCAACGCATCGACGGCTTCCGGAAAATGGCGAAAGTGATCGACTCCGATCGGCAGGGCATCTGCAAAAGTTCCCAGTTTGATCTCGTAGTCGTTCCGCACATCCAGCAGAGTGACTTCACGCCCCTCGTCCAGCCACTGCTTCAATTCTTCAGCAGTCAGTTTTG comes from the Roseimaritima multifibrata genome and includes:
- a CDS encoding sulfurtransferase yields the protein MQNRKLIPFKALDLRVVEKSVMILNIAAYQFVTLDRLPERREQMRQKCAELELRGTVMLSPEGINCFLAGPEPAIRQWLQWISEFEEFADIEVKESLSETQPFNRMLVKLKKEIIAFGVDGIDPRQRTSPKLTAEELKQWLDEGREVTLLDVRNDYEIKLGTFADALPIGVDHFRHFPEAVDALPEEMKEKPLVMFCTGGIRCEKAGPLMQGKGFEQVYQLDGGILKYFETCGESHYDGDCFVFDGRVALDPQLQPTKAVQCFACQSVLTEQEQQDPRYVANESCPFCYQTPEQKMQAQLAIRQARLLEVTNPLPGSTPYDNRRPINVPERCSGSSLIDCLVENHPHVSHAEWEPVFAAGHIRLGDQPVEPTRIVYGGESYWRLFPDTVEPDVSVDIRFLYEDEALVAVHKPAPLPMHPCGRFNRNTLGSILNQIYAPQVLRPVHRLDANTTGIVVLARSRKFASLLHAQFQEGTVDKVYLVRCQGHPPEDRFEVNASIGRRASAAGGREVDPEGLPAKTLFEVIRRDDDGTALLQARPVTGRTNQIRIHLWHLNMPVVGDPVYLPDQQLGKSQTLSLTQPPMALHAWQLTFRSPATEQDLTLKSDPPFSLEPGNGELVSVQVR